One part of the Clarias gariepinus isolate MV-2021 ecotype Netherlands chromosome 24, CGAR_prim_01v2, whole genome shotgun sequence genome encodes these proteins:
- the zgc:158432 gene encoding WAS/WASL-interacting protein family member 3, producing MRAFLCVCFIAAFSWSAEGQGNINEYCNNVGDFEPCLQPWTCTANISQCYCKGGAPYCRCNNYIDEFYLGSTCSQKWTTLTFALVATLPGLALACVIGVAVHLAHTFGKSSERQRPKLQLAQIPEEDLFPGVVFASDVNSRQGARPLPGPPPAQLPMVAPRPYSVPDKQFGPPMGAPRAQYSAPDNTRPAFDRPPVGPQYNAPNNTRPAFDRPPVGPQYNQPPLSPTLNVPDRTGQQPYSYTGGGAPAQVISNPYARARNPYEEPSVYTEPSSPPTSPRPYENQRMAPPPGPPYGAADYRSAFPRAQISRQY from the exons ATGCGTgcctttctgtgtgtgtgtttcatcgCTGCATTCAGCTGGAGTGCAGAAGGACAAGGGAACATAaacg AATACTGTAACAATGTGGGAGACTTTGAGCCCTGCCTTCAGCCCTGGACCTGTACTGCAAACATCAGCCAGTGCTACTGCAAGGGTGGAGCTCCGTACTGCAG atGTAATAATTATATTGATGAGTTTTATCTTGGGAGTACCTGCTCTCAGAAATGGACAACATTGACTTTTGCCCTTGTAGCAACACTTCCTGGATTGGCGTTGGCATGTGTGATCGGAGTCGCTGTTCACCTCGCACACACGTTTGGGAAATCCAGTGAGAGGCAGAg ACCAAAGTTGCAACTCGCCCAGATTCCAGAGGAGGACTTGTTCCCTGGAGTTGTTTTTGCATCTGATGTGAAC tctcGCCAGGGCGCTCGTCCTCTCCCCGGCCCCCCACCAGCGCAGCTTCCCATGGTAGCACCTCGACCCTACAG tgTGCCAGATAAACAGTTTGGACCACCAATGGGAGCGCCTCGAGCACAGTATAG TGCACCTGATAACACACGTCCTGCTTTCGACAGACCACCCGTGGGGCCACAGTAcaa TGCACCTAATAACACACGTCCTGCTTTTGACAGACCACCCGTGGGGCCACAGTAcaa tcagcCCCCCTTGTCTCCAACACTGAACGTACCTGACCGGACGGGACAGCAGCCCTACAG ctACACAGGGGGTGGAGCTCCGGCTCAGGTAATCAGTAACCCATATGCTAGAGCGAGGAACCCGTATGAGGAGCCCAGTGTGTATACAGAACCGTCCAGCCCACCGACTTCACCACGCCCTTATGAGAatcag AGGATGGCCCCGCCCCCTGGCCCGCCCTACGGCGCCGCTGATTATCGCAGTGCATTTCCTCGGGCTCAGATCAGTCGGCAGTACTGa